From Pedobacter indicus, a single genomic window includes:
- a CDS encoding IS3 family transposase (programmed frameshift) — protein MKKSKFTEAQIAFAIKQAETGTRVEEVCRKMGISEATFYNWKKKYGGLGVAELRRLRQLEEENAQLKKLVADLSLDKQMLQDVLKKKVLKPAQRRKMVKDLVSDYRVSLRRACQVSLLSTSVWYYKNVRSNDGPLRQRIRGIAETRVRYGIERIVVLLKREGWKDNHKRVYRIYKEEGLNLRVKRPRRCRAASHRSEKPAFSSLHDCWSMDFVADALFDGRKIRCLTVVDNYSRKCMAIQTGQGLKGKDVVAVLEGLRLFQGAKPKRIQVDNGSEFISKDVDRWAYEHRVELIFSRPGKPTDNPYIESFNGSFRDECLNVNWFLSLEDAKEKIEVWREEYNTFRPHSCLGDLTPEMYIEKQVKTAELSILEDS, from the exons ATGAAAAAATCGAAGTTTACCGAAGCCCAGATCGCCTTTGCGATCAAGCAGGCCGAGACCGGCACCCGTGTGGAGGAAGTCTGCAGGAAAATGGGGATCAGCGAGGCCACATTTTACAATTGGAAGAAAAAATACGGTGGCTTGGGAGTCGCAGAATTGCGTCGGTTACGCCAACTGGAAGAGGAAAATGCACAGCTGAAGAAGCTGGTCGCTGATCTGAGCCTGGACAAGCAGATGCTGCAGGATGTGTTAA AAAAAAAAGTACTGAAACCCGCCCAGCGCAGAAAGATGGTCAAAGACCTTGTATCGGATTACCGTGTCTCATTACGCCGGGCGTGCCAAGTATCCCTACTGAGCACTTCGGTCTGGTATTATAAAAACGTTCGCAGCAATGATGGCCCGCTTCGCCAGCGAATACGGGGCATTGCCGAGACCCGTGTGCGTTATGGCATTGAACGCATCGTGGTCCTATTGAAACGGGAAGGTTGGAAGGATAACCATAAACGTGTTTACCGCATTTATAAGGAAGAGGGGCTAAACCTGCGTGTGAAGCGCCCCCGGCGTTGCCGAGCTGCCTCGCACCGCTCGGAAAAACCGGCTTTCTCCAGTTTACACGATTGCTGGAGCATGGATTTCGTGGCTGATGCGCTGTTTGACGGCCGGAAGATCCGCTGCTTAACTGTAGTGGATAATTATAGCCGTAAATGTATGGCTATCCAGACCGGGCAAGGGCTTAAGGGGAAGGATGTGGTAGCTGTACTGGAAGGGCTCAGGCTGTTCCAGGGGGCAAAGCCGAAGAGGATCCAGGTGGATAATGGATCGGAGTTCATTTCAAAGGATGTCGATAGATGGGCTTATGAACACCGGGTTGAATTAATTTTTTCCAGACCGGGCAAACCGACGGATAATCCGTATATTGAGTCCTTCAACGGGAGCTTTCGGGACGAATGCCTGAATGTGAACTGGTTTCTGTCATTGGAAGACGCGAAGGAGAAAATCGAAGTCTGGAGGGAGGAATATAACACCTTCCGGCCCCATAGCTGTCTGGGGGATCTGACACCCGAAATGTACATCGAAAAGCAGGTCAAAACAGCAGAACTTTCTATTTTAGAAGACTCCTAA
- a CDS encoding GMC oxidoreductase yields the protein MFNITQKKEIYDAIVIGSGISGGWAAMELCKGGLKTLVLERGRDVKHIEDYPTANLKPWEFEHGLDNTLLDSQNDPIQSIAYDASNKHFFVRDSEHPYIQEKPFNWFRGYQVGGRSLVWGRQCYRLSDLDFEANLNDGIGIDWPIRYRDLRYWYDHVEKFIGVSGKKEGLVQLPDGEFLPAMELNCIEEHLARSLKNNHDDRILTIARVANLTKDWKGRGRCLNRNLCSRGCPFGAYFSSNSSTLPAAFATGNLSLRPFSVVSEIIYNDETQRAEGVKVIDALSGEEYEFYARVVFVNASTIATAALLLNSQSNRFPQGLGNDSGQLGHNLMDHHSSAGASGVFEGYKDSYYKGRRPCGFLIPRYRNLNGGRQMGYRRGYNLQGHGERQEWMDRYYNTSGFGAKFKETITTPGPWTVWMAGWGECLPYFENKIVLDKQKKDKWGLPLIRISFSFQENERLMMEDIQSSAAKMLRDAGFENVHEFNYNHVGGSTVHEMGTARMGLDPKTSVLNKFNQVHSVKNVFITDGSCMTSSACQNPSLTYMALTARACRHAIEEMKKNNL from the coding sequence ATGTTCAATATTACTCAAAAAAAGGAGATTTATGATGCAATTGTAATTGGATCTGGTATAAGTGGAGGCTGGGCTGCGATGGAGTTGTGCAAAGGAGGACTTAAAACGCTTGTATTGGAGCGTGGTAGAGATGTTAAACACATTGAAGATTATCCAACTGCTAATTTGAAGCCTTGGGAATTTGAGCATGGACTAGATAATACCCTTTTGGATAGCCAAAACGACCCAATACAAAGTATTGCCTACGACGCCAGTAACAAACACTTCTTTGTGCGCGATTCAGAACATCCGTATATTCAAGAAAAGCCATTTAACTGGTTTCGCGGATATCAGGTTGGAGGGCGATCTTTGGTTTGGGGTAGACAATGTTATCGACTCAGTGATTTAGATTTTGAGGCAAATCTTAATGATGGTATTGGAATTGACTGGCCAATTAGGTATCGAGATTTGAGATATTGGTACGATCACGTGGAAAAGTTCATTGGTGTTAGTGGAAAAAAGGAAGGGTTAGTCCAATTACCTGACGGTGAATTCTTGCCGGCCATGGAACTGAATTGCATCGAGGAACATTTGGCAAGATCGTTAAAAAACAATCATGATGACCGAATCTTAACCATCGCTCGAGTTGCTAATTTAACTAAAGATTGGAAAGGGAGAGGGCGATGTCTAAATCGAAATCTTTGTTCGAGAGGTTGTCCGTTCGGTGCTTACTTTAGTAGCAATTCATCGACTCTTCCGGCGGCTTTTGCTACAGGTAACCTGAGCTTACGTCCGTTTTCAGTCGTATCTGAAATTATTTATAACGACGAGACTCAACGTGCTGAAGGAGTAAAGGTAATTGATGCGCTTAGTGGAGAGGAGTACGAATTTTATGCAAGAGTGGTTTTTGTCAACGCTTCTACCATTGCAACCGCGGCGTTACTATTGAATTCCCAATCGAATAGGTTTCCCCAAGGTTTGGGAAATGACAGTGGACAGTTAGGCCACAATTTAATGGATCACCATTCATCAGCAGGAGCATCTGGAGTTTTTGAGGGTTATAAGGACAGTTATTATAAAGGTCGAAGGCCGTGTGGTTTTTTAATCCCCAGATATAGAAACTTGAATGGAGGTAGACAAATGGGTTATCGTCGAGGATATAATTTACAGGGTCATGGAGAACGTCAAGAATGGATGGACAGATATTATAATACTTCAGGTTTCGGTGCTAAATTTAAAGAAACGATAACTACGCCTGGACCGTGGACTGTTTGGATGGCTGGGTGGGGAGAATGTCTTCCATATTTTGAGAATAAGATAGTTTTAGATAAACAAAAAAAAGATAAATGGGGGTTACCTTTGATAAGAATCTCATTTTCGTTTCAAGAGAATGAGCGATTGATGATGGAAGATATCCAAAGTTCGGCGGCTAAAATGCTTCGCGATGCCGGTTTCGAAAATGTTCATGAATTCAATTATAATCACGTTGGTGGTTCTACCGTTCATGAAATGGGAACAGCGCGAATGGGACTTGATCCGAAAACTTCGGTTTTAAATAAGTTCAATCAAGTTCATTCTGTAAAAAATGTATTTATAACTGATGGTAGTTGTATGACTTCATCTGCATGTCAAAACCCATCACTGACGTACATGGCTCTAACAGCGAGAGCTTGCCGTCATGCAATTGAGGAGATGAAAAAAAACAACCTTTAA
- a CDS encoding gluconate 2-dehydrogenase subunit 3 family protein, with product MKELISSISDVIIPKTDTPGAAEAGVADYIVKVGSTCISDRERIGLIKGLEILEKYSYQTYSSSFTDCSDSQKIEILSYFEKKSTYGVIIFDKVYRKLWGRPFFSIIKELTVFGYCRSKLGATKGLSYDHIPVDFLSCIPLKNRQKSWATK from the coding sequence ATGAAGGAATTAATTTCAAGCATATCAGACGTAATCATTCCCAAGACCGATACTCCCGGTGCCGCTGAAGCTGGTGTTGCAGACTATATTGTTAAAGTCGGAAGCACCTGTATTTCTGATAGAGAGAGAATTGGCCTGATTAAGGGACTAGAAATATTGGAGAAATATAGTTATCAAACCTATTCTTCTTCCTTTACCGATTGCTCAGATAGTCAAAAAATAGAAATATTATCATATTTTGAAAAGAAGTCGACATACGGAGTCATAATCTTTGATAAGGTATACCGTAAATTATGGGGCCGACCTTTCTTTTCAATAATCAAAGAGTTAACGGTTTTCGGTTATTGCAGATCAAAGCTGGGTGCAACAAAGGGATTGTCATATGATCATATTCCAGTGGACTTTTTATCTTGTATTCCATTGAAAAATCGACAAAAATCTTGGGCAACTAAATAA
- a CDS encoding glycosyltransferase family 4 protein translates to MKILHAIRQGEFGGGETHVMDLVKGMQYSFYESFVVAFSEGQMVEELRLMGVPVFVIHTKSPFDIWVWQKVGQIIKDNNINILHAHGTRAFSNTFYSAKRLSIPVIYTVHGWSFHADQNKIVRWFRKKSEGFLISKANTTVFVSEANSKEGKTYYGNFNSVIIRNGIDHTKFNVDGLQGKLREELSVSDNTFLLGFIARITKQKNLISLLNAIALLPKEYDIKLIIAGDGDLKEEMEKKAQELDIADKTIFLNYRSDIRNILNSIDVYCLPSLWEGLSIGLLEAMSMRKAVIVSDIETNTEVVKHMYNGFVSRPSAEELGTGISTLYKSRALREKLATNAYKTILEEFQLEMMVEKVKSVYSALNNRKEYIDTEHIDSRKTIAL, encoded by the coding sequence ATGAAAATATTACACGCGATAAGGCAGGGCGAGTTCGGTGGAGGAGAGACACATGTTATGGATCTTGTAAAAGGTATGCAATATAGCTTTTATGAATCATTTGTAGTTGCTTTTTCGGAAGGTCAGATGGTCGAAGAGTTAAGATTAATGGGTGTTCCTGTTTTTGTAATTCATACGAAAAGTCCTTTTGATATTTGGGTATGGCAAAAAGTTGGCCAAATAATAAAGGATAATAATATCAATATCTTACACGCACATGGCACAAGAGCTTTTTCCAATACGTTTTATTCAGCTAAACGTCTTTCAATCCCCGTTATTTATACTGTTCACGGGTGGTCCTTTCATGCAGATCAGAACAAAATTGTAAGATGGTTTAGAAAGAAAAGTGAAGGGTTCTTAATCAGCAAAGCAAACACGACTGTTTTTGTTTCAGAAGCAAATAGTAAAGAAGGTAAAACCTACTACGGTAACTTTAATTCTGTGATTATCCGAAACGGAATTGATCACACCAAATTCAATGTAGACGGATTACAAGGTAAATTAAGAGAAGAGCTTTCTGTGTCTGATAATACTTTTTTATTGGGGTTTATCGCAAGAATTACGAAACAAAAAAACTTGATCTCACTATTGAATGCAATTGCACTATTGCCTAAAGAGTATGATATTAAATTGATAATAGCGGGTGACGGTGATTTGAAGGAAGAGATGGAAAAGAAGGCCCAAGAACTTGATATTGCTGACAAGACTATTTTCCTGAATTATAGAAGTGATATTCGAAATATTTTGAATTCTATCGATGTATATTGTCTGCCTTCCTTATGGGAGGGATTGTCAATAGGGCTTCTAGAGGCTATGTCGATGCGTAAGGCTGTGATTGTTAGTGATATAGAAACTAATACAGAGGTGGTTAAGCATATGTACAATGGGTTTGTTTCTAGACCTTCCGCTGAAGAATTAGGGACGGGGATTTCAACCTTATATAAAAGTCGAGCGTTAAGAGAAAAACTTGCTACAAATGCTTATAAAACAATCCTAGAAGAATTCCAACTCGAGATGATGGTTGAAAAGGTAAAGTCTGTTTATTCTGCTCTCAACAATAGAAAAGAATATATTGATACAGAACATATTGACTCTAGAAAAACAATAGCGTTATGA
- a CDS encoding glycosyltransferase, translated as MDVVFLGYILFQLLLCGHLVFPTFLSLLGKRRNLKSESWEDESLMQPDYAIIVTYYERLDFLSSLVDSVNQLNYENYVVYIVADNFKGEFVDIENDFQKIKLLFPESPLKSNVRSHLFAFNSFIREHDRITIIDGDNLIHPDYLVNLNRAFDRGFIAVQGSRYPKNLDTDYARLDAVGDLYYRYTDRKLLFEAGSSSTLSGSGMAFEKVVYENFIANYTMEGAGFDKVLQYELVKNKYRIAFCGEAIVYDHKTDNSDQLVKQRARWMSTWFRTYKHANVLFFKSIKALDLNGFLFSIVLLRPPLFIIILLAILFTVFNIIYVPFLLLIWTIAGASFFKTFFNGIKELGATDSMLSSIKRSYRFIFSQFLALLNIRRANKLSVATDHTLKLKKENKIIR; from the coding sequence ATGGATGTTGTATTTTTAGGTTACATTCTGTTTCAATTACTACTTTGTGGACATTTGGTTTTTCCAACATTTCTTTCTCTTTTAGGTAAAAGAAGAAACCTGAAGTCGGAATCATGGGAAGACGAAAGTCTAATGCAGCCCGACTACGCTATTATAGTTACTTATTATGAGAGATTGGACTTTCTCTCAAGCTTAGTCGACTCTGTTAATCAGCTAAATTATGAAAATTATGTGGTATATATTGTAGCCGATAATTTTAAAGGAGAGTTTGTCGATATAGAAAACGACTTTCAGAAGATCAAATTATTATTCCCAGAGTCACCTTTAAAAAGTAATGTTAGATCTCATTTGTTTGCTTTTAATAGCTTTATTCGCGAACATGACCGGATTACAATTATCGATGGAGATAACTTGATCCATCCCGATTATTTAGTGAATCTAAATCGAGCATTTGATAGAGGTTTTATAGCAGTTCAGGGTTCAAGGTATCCTAAAAATCTAGACACTGATTATGCACGTTTAGATGCGGTCGGCGACTTGTATTATCGATATACAGATCGAAAATTATTATTTGAAGCTGGTTCTTCATCAACCCTTTCGGGTTCCGGTATGGCTTTCGAGAAAGTTGTTTACGAAAATTTTATTGCGAATTATACTATGGAAGGTGCTGGTTTTGATAAGGTCTTACAGTACGAGTTAGTGAAGAATAAATATCGAATAGCATTTTGTGGCGAGGCAATCGTATATGATCACAAAACTGATAATTCTGACCAACTAGTAAAACAACGCGCAAGGTGGATGAGTACCTGGTTCCGAACATATAAACATGCGAATGTTTTGTTTTTTAAGTCAATAAAGGCCCTAGATTTAAATGGTTTCTTATTTAGTATTGTCCTTTTAAGACCACCGCTTTTTATTATAATACTGCTGGCAATTCTCTTTACTGTTTTTAATATAATATATGTGCCTTTTCTGCTTTTGATCTGGACGATAGCTGGGGCATCTTTTTTTAAAACTTTTTTTAATGGAATCAAAGAGCTTGGTGCTACCGACTCAATGTTGTCATCGATTAAAAGGTCGTACAGGTTTATTTTTAGTCAATTTTTAGCATTGCTTAATATTAGGAGAGCGAACAAGTTATCGGTTGCCACCGATCATACGTTAAAATTAAAAAAGGAAAACAAGATCATAAGATGA
- a CDS encoding lipopolysaccharide biosynthesis protein encodes MNRFTKKLKNIYVQSLFGTGGVSILSFILSLILFRILPAKDIGVWFFFQASLAFVDTFRQGFLTTTFVKFYSGSSSDRRKEILGSTWYIATVITATFLIISLPFIINTHYIKDHTLNYFLRNFGIYMTVSLPMVIAMCVCQGELQFDKLLYIRLCQVSLLIVLVLLLYATENVTLNNLMYVNLISVFLTSCLVLLKGLSGVKYFFRRTKSCMKELITFGKYTVGSSISTTLFNLTNTYLINFFLGSASVGVYNLGCRLMEIVEIPLRSFVATALPSLSKLYNEKNKGKFIEVMKQYIGSITIVLLPFLLIAFIFADVAMKIIGGNQYDIGTENGMTAANIFRILALYSLFYPLDRFMAVAIDVIHKPEINFIKVLIMLIVNFIACLIAVHVLGNLYGIVIGSIFPTLVAVFISYTSLQKYYIKFNLYDTLLTGYHLLRHVAIRNYKQLIVK; translated from the coding sequence ATGAATAGGTTTACGAAAAAACTAAAAAATATTTATGTTCAGTCCCTATTCGGGACAGGTGGTGTATCAATTCTTTCATTTATATTATCGTTGATATTATTTCGAATTTTACCAGCCAAAGACATTGGTGTGTGGTTCTTTTTTCAAGCATCGTTAGCCTTTGTTGATACCTTTAGACAAGGGTTTCTTACTACGACGTTCGTGAAATTTTACTCTGGTAGTTCTTCTGATCGACGTAAAGAAATATTAGGCTCTACATGGTATATCGCTACAGTTATTACAGCTACTTTTCTAATTATTTCACTGCCATTCATAATTAACACCCACTATATTAAGGATCATACCTTGAATTATTTTTTGAGAAATTTCGGGATTTATATGACCGTTTCATTGCCGATGGTAATAGCTATGTGTGTTTGTCAAGGTGAATTGCAATTTGATAAATTACTTTATATTAGACTTTGTCAAGTGTCTCTTTTGATTGTACTAGTATTACTGTTATACGCTACAGAAAACGTGACATTGAATAACTTGATGTATGTGAACTTAATAAGTGTTTTCCTGACAAGTTGTTTAGTATTATTGAAAGGGCTTTCGGGAGTAAAATATTTTTTTCGACGAACCAAAAGCTGCATGAAAGAACTTATCACATTTGGCAAATATACCGTTGGGTCGTCAATTAGTACAACTTTATTCAATTTAACAAATACATATTTGATTAATTTTTTTCTAGGTTCAGCTTCGGTGGGAGTTTATAATCTAGGGTGTCGCCTGATGGAAATCGTCGAAATACCTCTGAGAAGTTTTGTGGCAACAGCATTGCCATCACTTTCAAAGCTCTATAACGAAAAAAACAAAGGTAAATTTATTGAAGTGATGAAGCAGTATATCGGTTCTATAACAATAGTTCTCCTTCCGTTCTTGTTAATAGCCTTTATATTCGCGGATGTGGCAATGAAGATAATCGGAGGGAATCAGTATGATATTGGTACAGAAAATGGAATGACTGCAGCAAATATTTTCCGAATTCTAGCATTATATTCTCTTTTTTATCCATTAGATCGATTCATGGCAGTCGCTATTGATGTTATACACAAACCGGAAATTAACTTTATAAAGGTATTGATAATGCTGATCGTAAATTTCATTGCCTGTCTGATCGCTGTTCATGTTTTAGGGAATCTCTATGGAATAGTTATAGGTAGCATATTTCCTACATTAGTGGCGGTATTCATATCCTATACCTCTCTTCAGAAATATTATATCAAATTCAACTTATACGACACATTGCTTACAGGGTATCATCTACTGAGACATGTAGCAATCAGAAATTATAAACAATTAATAGTAAAATGA
- a CDS encoding beta-1,6-N-acetylglucosaminyltransferase: protein MRVAHLIMAHKNPKQVLRLVNALNHPECDVYLHLDKKIDSTPFNAIAEVDRVYLIENRIECNWGGFSFVKAIVSSLKEIVNKDIDYGVVNLLSGQDYPLKSSDHIYKYFCDNSTSCFISYEEYNDDQWWIEAVTRYEKYHLTDIKVKGRYFVQSIMNSLLPKRKFPVKAELYGSANASWWTLSMECVVFILDYLEANPKLLKFMKYTWGGDEFLFPTIIMNSKFKNVARNGNLRHIVWEKGKVNPKILKSNDLNSLTNSKHMFARKFDSLIDSKIIDDLDKNIIMKDTCYNE from the coding sequence ATGAGAGTTGCACACTTGATAATGGCTCATAAAAACCCTAAACAGGTTCTTCGTTTAGTAAATGCATTGAATCACCCAGAATGTGATGTTTATTTACACTTGGATAAAAAAATCGATTCCACACCGTTTAACGCTATCGCAGAAGTTGATCGTGTATATCTTATTGAAAATAGGATAGAGTGTAATTGGGGTGGATTTAGTTTTGTAAAAGCAATAGTATCCTCCTTGAAAGAAATAGTCAATAAAGATATTGATTATGGAGTTGTCAACTTGCTAAGTGGACAGGATTATCCACTTAAATCTTCAGACCATATATACAAATATTTCTGTGATAATTCGACAAGCTGCTTTATTTCTTATGAAGAATACAATGATGATCAATGGTGGATAGAGGCGGTTACCAGATACGAGAAATATCATTTAACTGATATAAAAGTAAAAGGACGATATTTTGTTCAGTCGATTATGAATAGTTTGTTGCCGAAGAGGAAGTTTCCTGTAAAGGCTGAATTGTACGGAAGTGCGAACGCTTCATGGTGGACATTAAGTATGGAATGTGTTGTTTTTATTCTCGATTATCTAGAAGCAAACCCAAAGTTGTTGAAGTTTATGAAGTACACTTGGGGAGGTGATGAGTTTCTTTTCCCAACCATCATAATGAACTCCAAATTTAAAAATGTAGCTCGAAACGGTAATCTTCGTCATATTGTTTGGGAAAAAGGGAAAGTAAACCCTAAGATCTTAAAATCAAATGATTTGAATTCGTTAACTAATTCCAAACACATGTTTGCTAGAAAGTTTGATAGCCTTATAGACTCTAAGATCATAGATGACTTAGACAAAAATATTATAATGAAAGATACCTGCTATAATGAATAG
- a CDS encoding glycosyltransferase: MLVGEDIVIVGQQAWDTDIGSNCKNIAMELSKENRVLYVNSPLDRITKIRRQNDPKIQRRLRVIKGEQNGLIEVSENLWTLYPNIIIESINWIRIPGMFKYLNRQNNIRFSETIFSALKLLNFEEFILFNDSDMFRSFYLKELLSPSLSIYYSRDNLMATKYWRRHGRRWEPLLIKKSDICVSNSEYLTEYCKRYNINSHYVGQGCDIELFKEFIPENKPEIFNDVNKPVIGYVGALTVERLDIDIIHFVATQQPDHSIVLVGPEDKAFTQSKLHELPNVYFVGRVGTDELPSYIYWFDVCINPQKINELTIGNYPRKVDEYLVMGKPVVVTRTETMNSFRDHVYIASDKYEFEESIKQAMKEDSTELRRKRMEFASSHTWGNSVGRISCLIDNHKSVSE; the protein is encoded by the coding sequence ATGTTAGTAGGTGAAGACATTGTTATAGTAGGTCAACAAGCCTGGGATACAGACATTGGTAGTAATTGTAAAAACATTGCTATGGAGCTCAGTAAGGAGAACAGAGTTCTTTATGTCAATTCTCCACTTGATAGAATAACGAAAATAAGAAGACAAAATGACCCCAAAATTCAGCGTCGGCTGCGTGTAATCAAGGGTGAACAGAATGGCTTGATCGAAGTTTCAGAAAATCTTTGGACCTTATACCCAAACATAATAATTGAGTCAATCAACTGGATTAGAATCCCAGGGATGTTCAAGTACCTAAATCGGCAAAATAATATACGTTTTTCAGAGACGATTTTTTCTGCGTTGAAATTGTTGAATTTTGAAGAATTTATACTTTTTAATGACAGCGATATGTTTCGAAGTTTTTATTTGAAAGAGCTTCTATCACCGAGCTTATCCATATATTATTCTCGTGATAATTTGATGGCCACAAAATACTGGCGAAGACATGGTCGACGGTGGGAACCTCTTCTGATAAAAAAAAGCGATATATGTGTGTCTAACTCTGAGTATTTGACCGAATACTGTAAAAGATATAATATTAATTCACATTATGTAGGTCAGGGGTGCGATATAGAGCTCTTCAAAGAATTTATTCCGGAGAATAAGCCTGAAATATTCAATGATGTGAATAAGCCTGTTATTGGATATGTTGGAGCCTTAACAGTAGAACGATTGGACATAGATATTATTCACTTTGTAGCTACGCAGCAGCCAGATCATTCAATTGTACTAGTCGGACCAGAAGACAAAGCATTTACACAAAGTAAATTACATGAGCTTCCCAATGTATATTTCGTTGGGAGAGTAGGAACAGATGAATTGCCAAGTTACATTTATTGGTTTGATGTATGTATTAACCCACAAAAAATCAATGAGCTGACAATCGGTAATTATCCTAGAAAAGTCGATGAATATTTGGTTATGGGGAAACCTGTTGTAGTAACAAGAACCGAAACAATGAATTCTTTTCGAGACCATGTTTATATCGCCTCTGATAAATATGAATTCGAAGAGAGCATTAAGCAAGCAATGAAAGAGGATAGTACCGAATTGAGAAGGAAAAGAATGGAGTTTGCCTCGTCTCACACTTGGGGTAATTCCGTAGGAAGAATTTCATGTTTAATCGACAATCATAAATCTGTGTCCGAATGA
- a CDS encoding O-antigen ligase family protein encodes MNASLRSYDEKVPFLVASIISTLLLVLLIPVVGVLAPVMLMLTGGAIVLLIIILKNPFNGLMSLLVYCFVVVFIEREIDGFPLNYGVELLYFVVFVSIIANINKYKLALLNNDLCILFAIWFVISFLQLFNPSGASPRGWLHEIRTSGLDSFFLTLSGFLIFKSKKHLNSFLYIIIGLSLLATLDGVKQLHFGLFPGEQNFLLNSPSHLVWGKIRVFSLYGDAGQFGASQAHLSVICGVLALGPFKIWKRIALFVLSIVFFYGMLISGTRGAFFALLPGIFMAIFLFKNIKVLLLGTLFTLVFLGGLKYTHIGSSNYHVFRLRTALNPEDPSLNVRFSNQERLSKYMKDYPFGGGLGVIGYAGHEYNPGLIFATVEPDSYWVKVWAMYGIVGFTFWFCMMMYIIGKSSGIVWRIKDKDLRVKLIALAAGFTGIIACSYGNEVINAFPSSIIVYFSMVFVFLGPQLDENNDKLINQI; translated from the coding sequence ATGAACGCCTCTTTAAGAAGCTACGATGAGAAAGTTCCTTTCCTCGTCGCTAGTATTATCAGCACATTATTGCTAGTGCTACTTATACCAGTAGTTGGAGTTTTAGCGCCTGTGATGTTAATGCTTACAGGTGGAGCCATAGTGCTTTTGATTATTATTCTTAAAAATCCGTTTAATGGACTGATGAGCTTGCTTGTATATTGTTTTGTCGTCGTTTTTATTGAGAGAGAGATAGACGGGTTTCCATTGAACTACGGTGTAGAGCTACTATACTTTGTGGTATTCGTAAGTATTATTGCTAATATTAATAAATATAAACTAGCCTTACTTAACAACGACTTGTGTATTTTATTTGCCATCTGGTTTGTCATCAGTTTTCTGCAATTGTTTAATCCTTCAGGTGCGAGTCCACGGGGCTGGCTTCATGAAATCAGAACTTCAGGATTGGACTCGTTCTTTCTGACCCTGTCTGGGTTTTTGATTTTTAAATCAAAAAAGCACCTGAACTCTTTTCTTTATATTATAATAGGCCTATCTCTGCTAGCTACTTTGGACGGTGTTAAACAATTGCATTTTGGGCTATTTCCCGGTGAGCAAAATTTCTTACTAAACAGTCCATCACATTTAGTTTGGGGGAAAATACGTGTATTCTCTCTTTACGGCGACGCGGGTCAGTTCGGAGCGTCCCAGGCTCACTTGTCTGTAATTTGTGGTGTATTAGCATTAGGGCCATTCAAAATATGGAAACGAATCGCGTTATTCGTGTTGTCGATAGTGTTCTTTTATGGGATGTTAATATCGGGTACAAGAGGAGCATTTTTCGCCTTGCTTCCGGGTATTTTTATGGCAATATTCTTATTTAAAAATATAAAAGTCTTGCTTTTGGGTACGCTATTTACGCTGGTGTTTTTAGGAGGATTGAAATATACTCACATTGGCAGTTCGAATTATCATGTATTTAGGTTAAGGACAGCATTGAACCCCGAAGATCCTTCATTGAACGTACGTTTTTCCAACCAAGAAAGATTGAGCAAATATATGAAGGATTATCCATTCGGAGGAGGTCTTGGGGTAATAGGATACGCTGGACATGAATATAATCCGGGTTTGATATTCGCAACTGTGGAACCAGATAGTTATTGGGTGAAGGTATGGGCGATGTATGGAATTGTGGGGTTTACATTTTGGTTTTGTATGATGATGTATATAATTGGGAAGTCCTCTGGTATAGTATGGAGGATAAAAGATAAAGACCTCAGAGTAAAATTAATTGCACTTGCAGCTGGATTTACGGGTATAATAGCTTGTAGTTACGGCAACGAAGTTATTAATGCTTTTCCATCTTCTATAATTGTATACTTCTCTATGGTTTTTGTGTTCTTGGGGCCACAATTAGATGAAAATAATGATAAGCTGATCAATCAAATATAA